In Fusarium fujikuroi IMI 58289 draft genome, chromosome FFUJ_chr08, one genomic interval encodes:
- a CDS encoding related to multidrug resistance protein — MDANSSLNVLPETDFGPSASGRFDFTVLFENVVLSIVPSALFLILVPQRLLWLKREPRKTVENSRLLIKLGLITLYTGLQLVVLTYWTVGPLPTSKPQIAAAALVFVNGLLLALLSYVEHTRSVRPSTIINVYLLFTALFDCAISRTLWLLDGAHAVARLFTAATSAKALILISEAWEKRSILRVQYRDLSPETTSGILGRSVFWWINPLMKLGFSSLLTERDLYAIENSLLGKRLFAQAEKSWCAAKKIKSNALFWSTIWSSRRVFLLGISSRICLMAFKYAQPFLIQRTIGFASNLDEDKAIGWGLTGAWCCVFIGLAIANAFYWHMTYQFVTAVRGSLISLVYNKTLDLSITAFDESIAVTLMSADTENICLNFASIHEMWASPIECAVALYLLYRQLGMAFLAPMVVAIVSTTGILMIAKYIANAQKRWVRGIQTRIDVTASMLGSMKEVKMLGLTDVLNNMVQSLRVRELDLSKKFRKLMCWRVFFQNTMEAIAPLATFATYVVISQETGNPLSTASAYTSLSLIYLLSNPMSTLIRTIPGMKASLACFDRMQGFLLSDSCKDHRLPLSVRDSPGQQNTQSFGPNAVTQGRASIELLDRSNESSVAAGQPLMIVSETSFGWSKAEAPVLRNISFPIRKSHFTFVIGSVGSGKSTLMKALLGELQPYKGFVYTDARRIAFVDQKPWIQNLTIRQNILGISTYHKDWYDRVVHACGLEQDIGEMPDKDATKAGSGGVSLSGGQNQRLALARAIYSMAGVLILDDVFSGQDSSTEEHIYRMLFPEAGLLRELGTTVVCVTNAIHRLAYADHVVALGEHGTVQHQGTFEQLKNDTDYFSGLHLRQNGAAKGDGDSSKANDKSTSAPQGPEEETESANRALGELATYGYYFNTVPKWHVLFFWTGHSVITQQSVNNFYLGLYAMLAGLAIIGIMGAAVHYLVIMVPLSSEVLHARLLRTVMNAPLSFFSRMDVGVTTNRFSRDMSVIDTELPFALIDLAIDTSVTIMSVILMCVFSGYFVATLPPLAFFCWLLQRFYLRTSRQIRILELQANSPLFTQFLDTLQGLSSVRSFGWVKEFEEQHFQFLDASQRPYYLLFSIQRWLAVVLDLAVAALATILMVLIVKLRDNFEPKFVAMALLNVTSFSQYLTQLIKNYTQLETSLGAVSRTKEFCTTTDSENLPDEVVTPPESWPPYGHVQIDRLTAAYTASGEPVLHDVSLDIAAGFKVGVVGRSGSGKSSLMACLLRMLEVDSNSSIKFDGIDITTLPRQTVRASVAVVPQHPFFMKKTTLRDNLVPRGEQAEERILAVLHRLRMKQAVEKLGGLDSILDIERLSQGQRQLLCLARAILANKKIIFLDEASSNVDAKSEQLIRQVVQEEFVGRTVIAIAHRLGAVVDFDRVAVMGGGRVIEWDNPRELLKRESEFKRLWDLSSG, encoded by the exons ATGGATGCTAATTCTTCACTAAACGTTCTGCCCGAAACTGATTTCGGTCCCTCAGCCTCGGGAAGATTTGATTTTACTGTCTTATTTGAGAATGTTGTGCTATCGATTGTCCCATctgccttgttcttgattcTTGTCCCGCAAAGACTACTATGGCTGAAGAGGGAGCCACGAAAAACTGTTGAGAATTCGCGTCTTCTTATCAAATTG GGTCTGATCACCCTCTATACTGGACTGCAGCTCGTGGTATTGACATACTGGACGGTTGGACCTCTGCCTACATCTAAACCTCAAATCGCTGCAGCGGCTCTTGTGTTTGTGAACGGCCTGTTGTTGGCCTTGCTGTCTTACGTCGAGCATACACGCTCCGTGCGGCCTTCAACAATCATCAACGTCTATCTACTTTTTACAGCCCTTTTCGATTGCGCTATATCAAGAACGCTTTGGCTTCTCGACGGAGCGCACGCAGTTGCGAGGCTGTTCACGGCAGCAACCAGCGCGAAAGCTCTCATTCTCATATCTGAAGCATGGGAAAAGAGGTCCATACTGAGAGTCCAGTACCGCGATCTATCACCAGAGACGACGAGCGGTATACTAGGCCGTAGTGTCTTCTGGTGGATCAACCCTCTGATGAAATTAGGATTCTCCAGCCTTTTGACTGAACGGGATTT GTATGCCATCGAAAACAGTCTGTTGGGGAAGAGATTATTCGCACAAGCTGAGAAGTCATGGTGCGCCG caaagaaaataaagagtAACGCTCTCTTTTGGTCGACGATCTGGTCGTCTAGAAGAGTCTTTCTCCTTGGAATATCATCACGTATTTGCTTGATGGCTTTCAAATACGCGCAACCCTTTCTTATTCAGAGAACAATTGGATTTGCGAGTAACCTGGATGAAGATAAAGCCATTGGATGGGGTCTTACGGGAGCCTGGTGTTGCGTCTTCATTGGACTGGCG ATCGCTAACGCATTCTACTGGCATATGACCTATCA GTTTGTCACCGCCGTCAGGGGTAGCTTGATCAGCCTGGTATATAACAAGACCCTCGATTTGAGCATCACGGCTTTTGACGAATCAA TCGCTGTAACACTGATGTCTGCCGATACCGAAAACATCTGCTTAAACTTCGCAAGCATACACGAGATGTGGGCCTCACCCATCGAGTGCGCAGTGGCTTTATATCTCCTATACAGACAGCTTGGCATGGCATTTCTGGCCCCTATGGTTGTGGCAATAG TCTCGACAACTGGCATCCTGATGATCGCTAAGTATATCGCGAACGCCCAAAAGCGGTGGGTTCGTGGTATCCAGACGCGCATCGATGTTACTGCCTCGATGCTGGGTTCAATGAAA GAAGTGAAAATGCTTGGCCTGACGGatgttctcaacaacatggtCCAGAGTCTGCGTGTCAGAGAATTGGACCTGTCCAAGAAGTTCCGTAAACTCATGTGTTGGCGAGTCTTCTTCC AAAATACCATGGAGGCCATAGCTCCTCTCGCTACATTTGCGACCTACGTCGTCATATCGCAAGAGACAGGCAACCCTTTGAGTACCGCTTCGGCATATACTTCTCTTTCACTTATCTATCTTTTGTCAAATCCTATGTCCACTCTCATACGAACAATCCCTGGAATGAAGGCATCGCTTGCATGCTTTGATCGAATGCAGGGCTTTCTGCTATCGGACAGCTGCAAGGATCACCGCTTACCTCTCAGTGTCCGCGATAGCCCAGGCCAACAAAACACCCAAAGCTTCGGGCCAAATGCTGTTACTCAGGGCCGAGCTTCGATTGAGCTACTCGACCGCTCCAACGAATCATCAGTGGCAGCTGGCCAGCCTCTCATGATCGTTTCAGAAACCAGCTTCGGATGGTCCAAGGCTGAAGCCCCGGTTCTCCGCAATATTTCTTTTCCTATCCGTAAATCCCACTTCACCTTTGTGATTGGCAGTGTTGGGTCTGGCAAAAGCACTCTCATGAAGGCCTTACTTGGTGAGCTACAACCGTACAAGGGATTTGTATACACGGATGCTCGACGAATAGCATTTGTTGACCAGAAGCCATGGATTCAGAACTTGACAATTCGACAGAACATCCTCGGCATATCCACTTATCACAAAGATTGGTATGATAGAGTTGTCCATGCATGTGGGCTTGAGCAAGACATTGGTGAGATGCCTGACAAGGATGCCACGAAAGCGGGTAGCGGTGGTGTTTCTCTCAGCGGTGGCCAGAACCAGAGACTGGCACTTGCAAGGGCCATTTACTCAATGGCAGGGGTGCTTATTCTCGACGATGTCTTTTCGGGACAAGATTCTTCGACAGAGGAGCATATTTATAGGATGCTCTTTCCAGAAGCAGGGTTGCTAAGAGAGCTTGGAACGACTGTTGTTTGTGTAACCAACGCCA TTCATCGGCTGGCATATGCAGACCACGTAGTTGCTCTAGGCGAACATGGCACAGTTCAACATCAAGGCACATTTGAGCAACTCAAGAACGACACTGATTACTTCAGTGGTTTACATCTTCGGCAGAACGGGGCTGCCAAGGGAGACGGCGACTCCTCGAAAGCCAATGACAAATCAACTTCAGCACCTCAAggaccagaagaagagactgaaTCTGCTAACCGAGCACTGGGAGAACTTGCTACTTATGGTTACTATTTCAACACAGTACCCAAGTGGCATGTCCTGTT TTTCTGGACCGGTCATTCTGTTATTACTCAACAAAGCGTCAACAACTTCTACCTTGGACTCTACGCGATGCTAGCTGGACTTGCAATAATTGGTATCATGGGTGCAGCTGTGCATTACCTTGTTATCATGGTACCTTTGAGCAGCGAAGTTCTGCATGCCCGACTACTTCGGACAGTTATGAATGCTCCATTGTCATTCTTCTCGAGGATGGATGTTGGCGTCACAACAAACCGCTTCAGCCGTGACATGTCCGTCATAGACACCGAGCTTCCGTTTGCATTGATTGACCTGGCCATTGACACCAGCGTCACTATCATGTCTGTTATACTGATGTGCGTGTTCTCTGGATACTTTGTGGCCACGCTGCCCCCTCTTGCTTTCTTCTGCTGGT TGCTTCAGAGATTCTACCTTCGAACTTCTCGCCAGATCCGAATCCTCGAGCTACAAGCAAACTCACCACTATTCACGCAATTCCTTGATACCCTTCAAGGTTTATCCAGTGTCAGATCCTTCGGCTGGGTGAAGGAGTTCGAGGAACAACACTTTCAGTTCCTCGATGCATCTCAGCGTCCATACTATCTCCTCTTCAGTATTCAGCGCTGGCTAGCTGttgtccttgaccttgcaGTTGCAGCGCTGGCTACAATCCTGATGGTTCTCATTGTTAAGCTTCGAGACAACTTCGAGCCGAAGTTTGTGGCAATGGCCCTTCTCAATGTGACATCTTTTTCGCAGTATCTCACGCAACTCATCAAGAATTATACACAATTAGAGACTTCTCTGGGTGCTGTTAGTCGTACTAAAGAGTTCTGCACCACAACTGACAGTGAGAATCTTCCGGACGAGGTTGTTACTCCACCCGAGAGCTGGCCTCCTTATGGCCATGTGCAGATCGACAGATTGACAGCTGCATATACCGCTTCGGGTGAGCCAGTACTACACGACGTCAGTCTGGATATCGCTGCAGGCTTCAAGGTCGGTGTAGTTGGAcgcagtggcagtggcaaaAGCTCCTTGATGGCCTGTCTTCTCCGGATGTTGGAGGTTGACTCGAATTCTAGCATTAAGTTTGACGGCATTGACATCACTACACTTCCGCGACAAACCGTACGAGCCTCTGTGGCAGTCGTACCTCAACATCCGTTCTTCATGAAGAAGACTACTCTTCGCGATAATCTGGTGCCTCGCGGTGAGCAGGCTGAAGAGAGGATTCTCGCTGTGCTTCATCGCCTTAGGATGAAACAGGCTGTAGAGAAGCTTGGAGGCTTGGACAGCATCCTTGATATCGAGAGACTATCGCAAGGTCAACGCCAACTTCTTTGCCTTGCCAGAGCGATACTAGCTAAcaagaagataatatttCTTGACGAGGCGAGTAGCAATGTCGACGCCAAGTCCGAGCAACTGATCCGACAGGTGGTCCAAGAGGAGTTCGTGGGACGCACGGTCATCGCTATTGCACATCGGTTGGGTGCTGTTGTGGATTTTGATCGAGTTGCTGTGATGGGGGGAGGAAGGGTTATCGAGTGGGATAATCCAAGGGAGCTACTGAAGAGGGAGAGCGAGTTCAAGAGGCTATGGGATTTGAGCTCTGGATAA
- a CDS encoding related to integral membrane protein, translating into MAITEQEAAKSSHTHLVMVILVVCFALCVSLLFVALRFWCRCIIGFSYWDDAAVMALLCIVGMGSCILTLVPLGLNDPTGTLPENKTTPFYKCTYIAAFFYKEGLFWAKMTFLLLYHKIVTLSYWRSAYLGAIMVVVLWNICQVLIFFLQCAPLEAVWNRNLRMKCVTSRLELAYVCAGINILTDLVVAILPLPVIWRLNLRLSQKIALSAVFGLGCFSIALAIVRIKWVETWSFITWDIVRPQLWALAEVTSALVCACIPTFKPLVSKINSIIIGRRRNTTEFVLEDHRSDVEFNAGNIRNNEGLSEKPRHSGACGSETSVAAEQYPWQLS; encoded by the exons ATGGCTATAACCGAACAAGAAGCTGCAAAGTCGTCTCATACCCATCTTGTCATGGTAATACTGGTTGTATGTTTTGCTCTTTGTGTGTCGCTTTTGTTTGTTGCCCTTCGATTTTGGTGTCGCTGTATTATTGGGTTTTCGTATTGGGATGATGCTGCTGTCATGGCTCTG TTGTGTATAGTAGGAATGGGATCTTGTATACTCACAC ttgTACCACTCGGCCTAAACGACCCTACTGGAACCCTGCCAGAGAACAAGACCACGCCGTTTTACAAG TGCACATACATCGCCGCATTCTTCTATAAAGAAGGACTATTCTGGGCCAAGATGacgtttcttcttctttaccaCAAGATCGTAACGCTGTCCTACTGGCGATCCGCATACCTTGGGGCTATAATGGTGGTCGTACTCTGGAATATCTGTCAAGTTCTGATATTCTTTCTTCAGTGCGCCCCTCTCGAGGCCGTCTGGAACCGCAATCTTAGAATGAAGTGCGTCACGAGTCGGCTAGAGCTTGCGTATGTTTGCGCTGGAATCAATATCTTGACCGATCTCGTGGTAGCTATCTTGCCACTACCGGTTATTTGGAGGCTCAACCTCCGTCTATCCCAGAAGATCGCTCTTTCAGCCGTCTTTGGACTCGGATGCTT TTCAATCGCGCTTGCTATCGTACGGATAAAATGGGTGGAAACTTGGTCATTTATTACATGGGATATCGTCAGGCCGCAGCTCTGGGCTTTGGCAGAGGTCACTTCAGCACTGGTCTGCGCGTGTATCCCTACTTTCAAACCGCTCGTCTCGAaaattaattctataatcATTGGCCGAAGGAGGAATACTACGGAGTTTGTTCTCGAGGATCACAGGAGTGATGTTGAGTTCAATGCGGGAAACATCAGAAATAATGAAGGCTTGAGTGAGAAGCCTAGGCATAGCGGGGCTTGTGGAAGCGAGACATCAGTGGCGGCTGAGCAGTATCCCTGGCAGCTGAGCTGA